GTGGGGACCAGATGTAACGATGCTAATGGTCTCAACCTTATTCCTGTTTCTCACTGCtctttctccattattttctGACAAGAACTGTAAGAGCATCAATACATCCTTTTGGCCATCAAGGCAAGGGACGAGTTTTCTCCCACAGTTTGTCCAACCAACTTGCCCCTGTGGGTGGGAACCCTCAAAGGCACAACAGCACCTTGCAAGAGATACATTAACTTTCTCCACTGCAATTCAGGAAGATGCTCACGGAGAAGAGTAACGCTTTCCACTGCACTCCTCAAGACCTCCCAGGAGAGATTTGTACTCCTGGACAGTGAATTGCAGGAGCACTCCAGGCTACTTGAAGACGTCCACCATAAATGACTCATAAATGGACTTGAATTTAGACAGTACAGGTTCCCTACCAATCTCTCTGTAACCTTGGAAATACTTGGAAATATCATGCCTTTCCTTTAGGATCCATCCAAGTGCTGAAAGATCTTGTGCATCTTAGATGCAGTTATGGACATTTGGTCACAGTGACAAACTCAGTGTAAAAGATAATTCAGCTCTTCCTGTGTTAGGTGCAATTTAAGGTGTGATTTGGATGAGCtctcctgctcattgcagggtgTTAATTTGCCActactataaaataaaacattgctgTGCAAGAGCTCCTTTAAATGATGAGCTGCCCTTAGATCCTCATGTTCTGATTCATACCAAATTTTCACGTCTTTAGATCTATGACACTGAACAGAGACTGCAGCATCCTGCTCCTTCCTCAAACCAGACGTGAGGAAAGTCTCCTCCACCAAAGGCTTCAGAAGAtaagggaatgaaaataaaaagaagttgctttagccctttctttcttctctgttttcctctacATTTTTCTCAGGACACCTGCTCTAGCACATCCTTAACTTCCTCCTCAGTTCCCATTCTTTGCTCTCCCATCCTTTCATTGCTTTGAGGACTGCACTTCAGAAGTTCTGAGAATCAGGCTATGAGATGTATTTCTACAAAGGCCTCTTCCAGTTTTACAGACATAGAAAGGGGCCTTACTCCTCTGAAAGGCTGATGGAGGCTGCCACAAGTGGCCCAGCACTTGCTCCCCTCCTGAGATTTCTCTACCTGAccaagcagagcagaagaaaggtcctgcagagaaacaaaatgcTGCTGGTAGTCAGTTAAAGTCAAGACAAAGAGCTGCACAGACATCGGCTGAAGCTACAGGCTCCACCTATGCCCCACAAACAGCTTTTATCCTCAACTTCCACCACCTCACTTCAAAAGAAAGTTCATTTGTGATGGAACAGATGGAGAGTTGTGGGCTCCCAGGCAACATCTCTTAGCTGACCCTTGAGTCACTGCCGTTTAGAGTCCTTCTTCATGATATCATACGTGGCAGGGCAGAAGTGAGAATGGAGCTGAGCCAGCAAAGCCTGGGATGTGATCTCTAGCCTTGTCCCTTGGCTCTTCTTGTTCCATATGTGCACTGCATAGGTGTTATTAAAGAGGTGGTGAAGCTCCGAGGAGCTGACCACTTCAAAGTATTTCTTCCAGTCCTGCCACCGAATGGGATAAAAAGCCTCACGGGGCAGAGCACTCACTCCTTTGCAGCTCTTACTGCTCCGAAGACTCCTGATGGAGCACCACTTCTTGAAGACACGCGTTAAGAGCTGTGGGCCCTGGTGCCCCCAGATCCAGCTGTTGTAGTTCTCCACAAAGTCCTTCATACAAAGTTCCATGAACTTGTGTTTGGGCGTAAAGGACAGAAAGGCCCCGTTCAGTACATACTTGGACTGGGTACCAAGCACATTGGTGAGGTTCTTCAAGTTCCTAAGCACAATGAAGTCTGTGTCCAGGTAGATGCCACCAAATTTCCACATGATGGCAATTCTGCAGGCGTCAGACAGGACAGGTAAGAAATAAGGCTCCCAGCGCTGCTGAGCCTGCAAGTACCACTTTGCCAGAGGCGTCCCTGAGAAAAGCTCCAGCAAGTCCAGGGGCCGGATTTCCACATTGGGGAAGCAGCTCAGCAACGAGAAGCCCCAGTGGTTGGGTAATGAGGCGTTACTGTTTGCCAAACCTTTCATGAGCACCACAACCCTTGTCTCGGGGTGCGTCCTGGCCGCTGACTCCACAGAGCATATGAACAGGTAACTTGGGTTAGTTTGCTCCGAGGTCTCCACAAAAAACACAtcccctggggaaggagggggcccACCAGCAATGGCACGGGGAAGAGAAGGCACAGAGTGAGCACAGCGGATTTCAACAGGCAAGCTGTAGACTTGGCCCCTGCCCTTAGGGTCCTCCGTGATTCTCCAGTACAACATGATGGAGGCAAATGACATGAACTTAAAGGTGAGGATAAACAGAGCCCTGAGCTTGTGGCTCAGCACCACCCTGGTCAGTTTTAGCAGGCAGTTGGGCATCCTGAGCATTCTCGCTCCCGTCAGAGCCTGCCTCTCCCAAGACAACCGTCGTGAtctgaaggggaggaaagaagaaaaagacattgaCATGGAAGGCAACAGACCACGAGCCTCAGGACAGTACTATGGCAGAGCCACATACTGAACTCTCCTTCATGCCGGCATGCTTGAATTACGCCTTTAGGTCATCTTTAAAAAAGTATCCTGGCTTCTCCATGCTGCCACAGTGCCCACATGGCCCCAACAGAAACCACAGCCCATGTTCAGGTTTTGAGGTTATGTGacaaagctcatctgcacacccacaaaaaGCTCAAAGGGACAATGGCAGGAGAGGGAGCCCAAATATACCCTGCCGGgctactcccaggcccatcactggggccatcagcccatcaaaggcccatctgCCCAAGTCCAGAGGAACACAGGAGCACAATGGCAGGCGGGATCCTGGATCAAGGACTCTGGAGGAACCAGCACCTTGTctgggcccctcccagggctgccccagtGTCCAGGCATGAAACTCATCACCAGAGTCACCAGAAGCAGCTCTCCAGATCACCTTTCAGACTAAGGGGGTCACTGCCTAGGAGTGGGACATATTATGGGGtgcagaggaagaacagtttGGAATCACACAGGACTTGTGAGATACTTAGCAAAGGAACCAAAGGTGGAGCAAGGGAGGCGTTTAGGTGATTTTGGGAGGAACAAGAGTGGGAAAATAGAGGTGTAAGGAGATAACAAGGGCCAGACGCAGGTAAATAGCTTGCCAGTCAGTACGCTTGTCTGGCTGTGCCCTGCGCCTGATCAGTCTCTCTTGTCTTCTTACTAAATTCCTTTCTGactctttcctgggtgagggCTTTCAATTCTGTGTGCACACGTGCATATCAGGGTGTGAAtgcagctactggagtcagagcGCAGGTCGGAGGGCCTATGTGTCCGTGGTGCCAACAACTGGAGTTGAGTGTGGGTGTGCAAGTATGCAACGGCTAGCAAAGATCAAGTGGCCTGTGAGTATGCAAAGTGGCCTGGGAACCAGAAGCGTGAGTGGGTCCCTAAGGGCCAGCTCTGGGTGTGAGAGCACCTGTGTGTCTCTAAGGGCGAGAGCACAGGGGGGTCGGCTATGGGACATGGAAAGTCCTGgccagatgtgtgtgtgtgtttgagagttcgtaccagcaactggagtaaggctgcagccctggggacttgtatgtccaggtgccagcaactggggagactgggcaGCTACTGGGCTGCGTGTctaagcccagctgctggagggatccaccttgtacatGTCTATGTATATTCTCACTCGTGGACTTCCATCCTGtccagccagagaggggagcaggatgaggctgttggtgctgcTTATGTTCATGTGGGTGCTCTGAGTGTCTGCCCAtgatctgtgtggccagccatgtatatgtacatatatatgtagtGTATATGTgtgctgtgcctgtgtgtgtgcctgctgAATACATCTTCAGCCTCACTACTGTCTGGACATGGAGCAGCAGTAGTCTCACCTCTCTTGGGCTGTTGGATCTCGTATGATATATGGTCCTCTAGCAAAGATTACtctccttcaaaaacaaaatatGGTCAAACCTCTCCATTTATCAAAAACCAAGGCTGACCCTTACTTCCCTGGATGCATACTGTGCTTGCCACTTGTAAGGAAATACAGCATTTATTCCATTTTATCTTCATCAGTCCATTATTTTCAAATCAGACACGTACAAGAAGAATCCTAGATACTAGGATTTTAGATTCTCTTTTGTCCTCCAGTTTGCTGCCATACTAATGATCCTGACACCTGACAGTGAGTAGggcagctgcttctgaaatgtttcatttccccAGGAAGACCTGCCAGCCTTCCCCAAAACTGAGAACTCATCTAAAACCCCAGTGCTATCATCTGGTCCTGTCAAGAGGTCTCAgctcccagaatcacagaatggtactTGTTTCCCTTGCATTTATTCCTCAATAACCACCCTGTGTCCCATATTTACTACAAAGCTCCACAACATGGTAGTGTTCACTATGTTCCTTCACACAGCATCTCTGTTCTTGACcatgcttttaattttatatttaagcCTCTAGACTTCAAGCACTTAACACtttccttcactgaaaaaaacataatcgtatttttcccttctttcaccaTTTAAAACCACACTTTGTGAAAGAGAATCAAACATTACGACTGTTAAGCCTTCAGCACAGCAGTCATCTTTAAAAGACACATTCTCCTCTTTTCCCACCTATTCTACCCAGAGAGCCAGACCTTCTCTAGCAGTACACTATACCCTCCTGTCAGGCAGCTGAGCGGGGATACACAGtgctatttctgcttttacaaGCCTAGTGTGAATGTCCTGGCCAGCCCCCAAGTTTAGATGTCTGAAGTCCAAAGTGTAGATTTAACCATAAAGAGATATGTTGCAGCAGATGGAAGAGCAGAGCTGAGTTTATCTTCCAGAAAGTCCTATAGTTTTTAACAGTCTGAAATAAAGTGTGTCAATGCACAGTCTAATTGAAGGGCACTGCTATCAATGGGCCAATGCCTTCCTCAAAGCCTTCATAGTCAAAGTGGTGCCAGGCtcttactaaagaaaaaaacagtaaggTTTCACAAGGAATatactctttaaagaaaaaaaacttgtctgAAAGACGCAAAACACTTTAGTGTCTTCTCTGCTTTAATCCCTGTTTCCCTTTTGGTAAAAGTTTGcatagtttaaaagaaataaaatcaatagcATCCAATAGTAAAAACAGAAGTTTTGTGAGACAAACCAAAAATGTGCAGAATGTAACAGAGAACTACATTATGCCTGCTACAAATAGCTACGGGTCAGCTTAATAACAGAAcagaattttctgtttcagattaatCATTCttcagttgaaaaaaagaaaaacctcagctgagatttttttatctctcaatttttttcctccatttgaaCAAAAGCCTTACCGTCTTATGATTTTTCAACACATCTTCAGTCTCACAGAGACCGCTTTGGAGCATTTCTACTCTACCTGTAGACAATGACACATCATCTGGCCAGTAGCACTAGGCACTGGCATGCCTGGGAACAGCCACATCATGGTGAGCTGCCCTTCCCCTCCGTACCCTCTGCTTTCCTTCAGACTCTAAGAGGGTAACACGCACTTTCTTTCCTTATAGTTGCAAGAAATGGCAAGACTCCGCCATCTCCCCTCCCTCtgttctctcccttttctctctatTGCTCCACTCGTGTTTGGAAGAGTGAGGGAGTGAGATTTTTTTAACCACATTACACCTGAGTACACAGCACAGTTACTGCTAGGCTAGTAGTACTGCACCAGCAAagagtttgggggtgggggaaaagaGACGGCTATGCAACTCCACCCTGCAGAAACAGCACATCAACAGGGCAAAGTTtactccagctctgccccacaatGAATCTTTTAAAGCCTGAATATCAGGGTTTGCAAATAAAACTGCATCTATTCTATGGCTTTTGCCTATACAACTTGTTCAAAGGTCACCACTCATGAACACCTGCAAGTGGCTGGTCCTGGCCCTTCTCTAGAAAGCTGTACTTGGGAAAATGGCAAAGCACCAAGGCAGCAATACAGGGGTATGCCAGTCTCACACATGGAGAGGAGAAACTGTACCCAGATTACGTCCACATGGGGTTTGTACTGTTTGGCCATGTCATTGCTAAACCGTTTTACACCCCAGCATAATGAATATAGTGCCATAGGCAAAACATTCTTGACTTGGGGAATTTCACTTAATTAATTTATTACAAATCaacataaacttttaattactgattcaggtaccgagggggaaaaaaaaagatgaccaaCCAACAATTTAACAAacactttcctcctctttccccaggcTCACCTTCAGTCCAACACCACTCCTCCTCCCTTCCTAGTCTCAACTtgccttgttttcactgtgaGTTACATTCagtgccctggttttggctgggatagagtaaattttcttcctagtagctggtatagtgctgtgttttggatttagcatgagaataatgtgatgacacactcatgttttagttgttgctgagcagtgtttaactaagtcaaggacttttcagcttcccatgctctgccagcgaggaggtgcacaggaagctgggagggggcaccgccaggacagctgacccaagctggcccaagggctattccataccatgtgacatcatgctcagtatataaactggggggagttggctgggggacagcgatcgctgctcaggggctgcctgggcatcagtcagcgggtggtgagcggttgcttCACCCGTTTTTTTCctgcgttttgttcctctctctctcgttgttttccttttcattacaatttattatgatgattatgattattatatttgatttcaattattaaactgttcttatctcaacccacgagttttcttacttttgctcttcagattctctcccccatcccaccggggcgggagggtgagcaagtggctgtgtgatgcttagttgccggctggggttaaaccacaacagtcctttttggcacccaacatggagcacaaagggtttgagataataacagattaaccacaGCATATTAACAATtaatatctgttaacagttgccgGTCACAAtactgattcatctgttctcaatattagtttatctgatctgcaccatgctctttttttttgctgtacatggtAAAGATTGGTGTTGGGTTTTGCCATTTGCtatgctctgcagtgattagtgatgttttgcctgggagatttgttgttaaaacactgtccttgagcttaatctggtatttgggctttgtactgaagtcattactgtacttcaggtaccacctcatggagacaattagcaattatacctcttcctctgagaggttttctacggaggaaatacagaatagtACCTTtactaccttcttctatgatgtctcctccttcattacaataatttctcagtatcttgaacatccttgggtagttaagatacttctattggtatttcttgggaatattgttttggttttgtctaaggttaataagcaatctaagaatatcatccagagatctgccccaaggctggatagttatgagtggcagggtgggtgggatagtatgggcaagtatctaggacagtgggcacctccagtgtcttggaacttcacccctgaacaagtgcagaatcctgaaaaactagtaaagtatttggaaaaagtatgctgtcactgtggcaactccagagagacacttatcactgcaacgtgctggggcctggcccatgcctaccgagccctgttcaacactattcagaaccctcaaggggaagagaaggtctctggatctgacgacaaagcgacaggcactgcagctactccgaCCCCGGCAACAgacactgtggctactccaaccctggcggcaggcactgcggctactccaacccccccaacaggtactgcagctgaaTCAGAGAACCAATCCATGGCGGTATCATTTGCCcctacacacaagaagaaatacaaaagaaaatcagCTCGTTCGGTAAGGGATAAAGATGAatcagggccatcacgagaacgggaggaggaagagacagaacccataaatgagatggtaaccacccgatccctatccctgagtgagctgcaagatacgtgaaaagatttcagtcgttgtccaggcgagcacattgtcacctggctgctccgatgctgggatagaggggccagtagcctggaattagagggtaaacaagccaagcagctgggatccctttctagggaaggaggcattgacaaagcgattggaaaaggggcacaagccctcagcctctggaggcaactactgccagctatgaaggaaagataccccttcaaggaagatgctatatatcgcccaggcaaatggaccaccatggagagaggtatccagtacctgagggaattagctgtgctggaggtgatttatggtgacctggacaacaagcagttacccaaagatccagatgaagtccagtgcacacaacccatgtggcagaagttggtatggagcgcaccagcgtcgtatgccaactcattggcaatacggacctggaaagatgaaaagaGACAAATGGTGGGTGAAGTGGCTAGCCAACTCTGGCAATaggaagaaagtctctcttcctccctcatcttggctgtggagaaactgtcctgggagttccagcaactcaaaaAGGAATGAAAGGTCCCGctctccacctgtatggaccagtatctcagctattaggactaagtgtccctctgctcaagagagaggatatagtggatacacaccatgggccaccctgtggttttacctgcgtgaccatggagaggacatgaagaaatgggatggaaaatctacctcgaccctagaggcacaggtacgtgagttgcaaggaaaaacaaccacacaagggtgttcttccaggaaaattgctgctccagtttctagtgagcagttccccagagcagaagggctgattttacttccagtcttaataaagggacttttgattcacatttacaagaagtgagtaactaATGCTATGACCTACTACAGGGGACTAGAGtagccctgcttccagccaggtggaggaaagggacaaccgggtttactggactgtgtggattcaatggcttggcacatcagacccacaggagtataaggctctagtagacaccggtgcatggtgtaccctaatgccatcaagctataaaggggcagaacccatctgtatttctggagtgacagggggatcccaagagctaactgtattggaggctgaagtgagcctaaccgggaatgagtggcaaaagcatcccattgtgactggcccagaggctccgtgcatccttggcatagactacctcaggagagttttcaaggacccaaaagggtaccggtgggcttttggtatagctgccttggagacagaggaaattaaacagctgtctaccttgcccggtctctcgaAGGACCT
The genomic region above belongs to Mycteria americana isolate JAX WOST 10 ecotype Jacksonville Zoo and Gardens chromosome 1, USCA_MyAme_1.0, whole genome shotgun sequence and contains:
- the LOC142404734 gene encoding lactosylceramide 4-alpha-galactosyltransferase-like gives rise to the protein MLRMPNCLLKLTRVVLSHKLRALFILTFKFMSFASIMLYWRITEDPKGRGQVYSLPVEIRCAHSVPSLPRAIAGGPPPSPGDVFFVETSEQTNPSYLFICSVESAARTHPETRVVVLMKGLANSNASLPNHWGFSLLSCFPNVEIRPLDLLELFSGTPLAKWYLQAQQRWEPYFLPVLSDACRIAIMWKFGGIYLDTDFIVLRNLKNLTNVLGTQSKYVLNGAFLSFTPKHKFMELCMKDFVENYNSWIWGHQGPQLLTRVFKKWCSIRSLRSSKSCKGVSALPREAFYPIRWQDWKKYFEVVSSSELHHLFNNTYAVHIWNKKSQGTRLEITSQALLAQLHSHFCPATYDIMKKDSKRQ